In Deltaproteobacteria bacterium, one DNA window encodes the following:
- a CDS encoding PTS sugar transporter subunit IIA, with protein sequence MAARVNDGLALAPVIVRDPWTGFDDAVRGLVRELVTADHLAAALADRAAHAVIEREAMASTALVEIGVSIPHARLPGVNGIVAALAVSPAAVYYAHAQVPITIMTLVLSSPSLSGEHLNFLSALSLLLQSEATRIALRNTATAAQLFEYVSAHERFR encoded by the coding sequence ATGGCGGCACGGGTGAACGACGGGCTGGCGTTGGCGCCGGTAATCGTGCGCGACCCGTGGACTGGGTTCGATGATGCGGTGCGCGGCTTGGTACGTGAGTTGGTGACGGCCGACCATCTCGCCGCCGCTCTTGCGGATCGCGCGGCGCACGCGGTCATCGAACGCGAAGCGATGGCGAGTACCGCGTTGGTCGAGATCGGCGTCAGCATCCCGCACGCGCGCCTGCCGGGCGTAAACGGCATCGTGGCCGCGTTGGCGGTATCGCCGGCTGCCGTGTACTACGCCCACGCCCAAGTCCCGATCACGATCATGACGCTCGTGCTCTCGTCGCCGTCGTTGAGTGGCGAGCACTTGAACTTCCTCTCAGCGCTGTCGCTCCTGTTGCAGTCGGAGGCTACCCGTATCGCGCTCCGCAACACCGCGACCGCGGCGCAGCTCTTTGAGTACGTGAGCGCGCACGAACGCTTTCGCTAA
- a CDS encoding GAF domain-containing protein produces MPDTTQLNDWRAILQRLAIGIVLAAAVIVAARAAGRIGSAVPGFCLSEDLRFMRVGDPVWPALQHGLFKARDRVVGLMVDDHVRRLHHPSELVDLVAGLPVGTAVTYEVERGSERVAVTVPTARFSVLSFLAVYGCAVAPTLIALALALWAVRRQSQHPAAARFLVLTVVSYAGGLALCESAIDGRFGRLFSLSFYVLAAAFINLALDFPRRRAIVARWPWLPGANLALWTALGLWVNTHSFHNADVRAAWADMDGLLMASSMIFLGAATAYSYWVWDDREARERARVALIGYAAVPPMLGVMMLPGYLTGAVLPANLFFPLTLVMNACLAYAIVRGNVFELRHVLRRGSLTGALGVFWAVVFFTAAIVVDEFMTAGSPLGRAVQAALVVTAGLGFAATRVGLERLIDRFFFRTRAVFKPVIHELSASFTRLLRAEDVMQRTQAIVQDKLGATHLEVISLDATAPTTTLPVQPLFSALREGARPIARGTDAAATRILEACGAEVAVPIAFEGQLRAVMLLGRKRSGELYTSEDLDLLATIANQAASALENAASFEQLDRLRQNLEAEVEARTRELKDAQSQLVQAEKMASLGQLVAGVAHELNNPLAAVDGNLAVLHDYVSRLREALRAYEQTAPAATEAFAAVRRQLELDVVLGDIDHLLATCTEGSNRARRIVRDLRTFSRLDEAELKRVDLNEAIDITLNLLRHRVCGTVRVETTLAPVPPVECYASQVNQVFLNLLTNAFDAVEAGEGGLVHIATRPYRNGADAVEIEVHDTGPGIPPELRARIFDPFFTTKPVGKGTGLGLSISYSIVAKHGGQLWLDPDSSSGCTFHVVLPTRPRAEPAKAAASQPTTL; encoded by the coding sequence ATGCCCGACACTACTCAACTGAACGATTGGCGCGCGATCCTGCAGCGGCTCGCCATCGGGATCGTGCTCGCGGCGGCGGTGATCGTGGCCGCGCGGGCCGCTGGCCGCATCGGCAGCGCCGTCCCCGGGTTCTGCCTGTCGGAAGACCTCCGGTTCATGCGGGTTGGTGATCCCGTTTGGCCTGCTCTGCAACACGGGCTGTTCAAAGCGCGTGACCGAGTCGTCGGGCTGATGGTGGATGATCACGTTCGACGACTCCATCACCCCAGCGAACTGGTCGACCTGGTCGCTGGCCTACCCGTGGGAACCGCGGTTACGTACGAAGTCGAGCGGGGATCCGAACGAGTGGCGGTGACGGTTCCGACCGCGCGTTTCTCAGTGCTGAGTTTTCTTGCGGTATACGGCTGCGCGGTCGCGCCGACGTTGATAGCGTTGGCGCTGGCCTTGTGGGCGGTGCGGCGGCAATCGCAACACCCGGCCGCGGCGCGTTTCCTGGTGCTGACCGTGGTCTCCTATGCTGGCGGCCTCGCGTTGTGTGAGAGCGCGATCGATGGTCGCTTCGGTCGGTTGTTCTCGCTGTCGTTCTACGTACTCGCGGCCGCGTTCATAAACCTCGCTCTCGATTTCCCGCGACGACGCGCGATCGTAGCGCGCTGGCCCTGGCTCCCGGGCGCGAATCTCGCGCTCTGGACGGCACTCGGCCTGTGGGTCAATACCCACTCGTTCCACAACGCCGACGTGCGCGCCGCATGGGCCGATATGGACGGCTTGCTGATGGCGAGCAGCATGATTTTCCTCGGGGCCGCTACCGCTTACAGCTATTGGGTATGGGACGATCGTGAGGCACGCGAGCGCGCGCGGGTCGCGTTGATCGGATACGCCGCCGTGCCGCCGATGCTGGGGGTCATGATGCTGCCCGGCTATCTCACCGGTGCGGTGTTACCGGCCAACTTGTTTTTCCCGCTGACCCTGGTGATGAACGCATGCCTCGCCTACGCGATCGTGCGCGGGAACGTTTTCGAGCTGCGCCATGTGCTGCGCCGCGGCTCGCTCACCGGCGCGCTGGGTGTGTTCTGGGCGGTGGTGTTCTTCACCGCCGCGATTGTGGTGGATGAGTTCATGACTGCGGGCAGCCCACTGGGTCGCGCGGTACAAGCGGCGCTGGTGGTGACCGCCGGGTTGGGATTCGCCGCCACCCGTGTCGGATTGGAACGGCTCATCGATCGGTTCTTCTTCCGAACACGCGCCGTCTTCAAACCCGTCATCCACGAACTCAGCGCGAGCTTTACTCGGCTGCTGCGCGCCGAGGATGTGATGCAGCGAACGCAAGCCATCGTGCAAGACAAACTGGGTGCGACGCATCTTGAGGTCATCAGTCTCGACGCGACAGCACCCACCACCACGCTGCCCGTGCAACCGCTGTTCAGCGCGCTACGTGAGGGCGCGCGGCCCATCGCACGCGGCACGGACGCGGCGGCAACTCGCATCCTCGAGGCGTGCGGCGCCGAGGTCGCGGTGCCCATTGCCTTCGAAGGACAATTGCGCGCGGTCATGCTGCTCGGGCGCAAACGCAGCGGCGAGTTGTATACGTCGGAGGACCTCGACCTGCTGGCAACGATCGCCAACCAGGCGGCGAGCGCGCTGGAGAATGCCGCGTCCTTCGAGCAACTCGATCGCTTGCGGCAGAACTTGGAAGCCGAAGTGGAAGCGCGCACGCGCGAATTGAAGGACGCGCAGTCGCAACTCGTGCAGGCGGAGAAAATGGCGTCGCTCGGGCAGTTGGTCGCGGGCGTCGCGCACGAGCTGAACAACCCGCTCGCTGCCGTCGACGGCAATCTGGCCGTGCTCCACGACTATGTCAGTCGCCTGCGCGAGGCGCTGCGCGCGTATGAACAGACGGCGCCTGCGGCCACCGAGGCGTTCGCCGCGGTCCGTCGCCAACTCGAACTAGACGTGGTGTTGGGCGACATCGATCACTTGCTCGCCACCTGCACAGAAGGCAGCAACCGAGCCCGGCGCATCGTCCGCGACCTGCGCACCTTCTCCCGTCTCGATGAAGCCGAACTCAAACGCGTCGACCTCAACGAGGCGATTGACATCACGCTCAACCTGCTCCGTCACCGCGTCTGCGGCACCGTCCGCGTCGAGACCACCCTAGCTCCGGTACCGCCCGTGGAGTGCTACGCCAGCCAAGTCAACCAAGTGTTTCTGAATCTGCTCACCAATGCGTTCGACGCCGTCGAAGCTGGCGAGGGTGGGCTGGTACACATCGCCACGCGCCCGTATCGCAACGGGGCCGACGCGGTCGAGATCGAAGTCCATGATACGGGCCCCGGCATTCCGCCCGAGCTGCGCGCCCGCATCTTCGATCCGTTCTTTACTACCAAGCCGGTGGGCAAGGGCACCGGGTTAGGGCTGAGCATTTCGTACTCAATCGTCGCCAAGCATGGCGGCCAACTGTGGCTCGATCCAGACTCGTCATCCGGCTGCACGTTTCATGTCGTGCTGCCGACCCGCCCGCGAGCGGAACCGGCCAAGGCCGCCGCTAGCCAGCCGACCACACTCTAG
- a CDS encoding cob(I)yrinic acid a,c-diamide adenosyltransferase has protein sequence MAIRITRVYTRGGDKGKTALVGGKRVPKDSPRIAAYGSVDELNAIVGLARTFNADGAARAHQRRLEDLLKRMQNQLFDLGSELATPPDAAYEGMYRISADDVKALEGEIDGLQTELTPLNSFILPGGGKVSAFLHQARTVCRRAERDILRLSRDETVGDFVLPWVNRLSDLLFVLSRWVSKQLGEPEFLWERGLRGHERKRKGA, from the coding sequence ATGGCGATTCGAATCACGCGCGTCTACACGCGCGGCGGTGACAAGGGCAAGACCGCATTGGTCGGCGGCAAACGCGTCCCTAAGGATTCCCCGCGCATCGCCGCCTACGGGAGCGTCGACGAACTCAACGCCATCGTCGGCCTGGCGCGCACGTTCAACGCCGACGGCGCCGCCCGCGCGCATCAACGCCGCCTGGAGGACTTGCTCAAACGCATGCAGAATCAGCTCTTCGACCTTGGCAGTGAGTTGGCCACACCGCCGGACGCAGCGTACGAGGGCATGTACCGCATCAGTGCGGACGACGTGAAGGCCTTGGAAGGCGAAATCGATGGTCTGCAGACTGAACTGACTCCACTGAACTCGTTCATTCTTCCCGGCGGCGGCAAGGTCAGCGCCTTCTTGCACCAGGCGCGCACCGTATGCCGGCGCGCCGAGCGCGACATCCTCCGTCTCAGCCGCGACGAGACCGTCGGCGACTTCGTCCTGCCGTGGGTCAATCGCCTCAGCGATCTGCTGTTCGTGCTATCGCGCTGGGTCAGCAAGCAACTCGGCGAGCCGGAGTTTCTCTGGGAGCGCGGCCTGCGTGGCCATGAACGCAAACGTAAAGGAGCCTGA
- a CDS encoding rhodanese-like domain-containing protein has translation MMAIKQIAPAEAHELIGKGYRYLDVRTEAEFAAGHPATAVNVPVFVRDAASGQMAPNPEFLAVVEQHFPKDAAVVIGCMSGMRSQRAAEMMASAGFVDLCNMQGGFGGARDQSGRLITPGWAEAGLPVCKDCGAQNTYAGLRASSPSPSGRGRE, from the coding sequence CTGATGGCCATCAAACAGATCGCGCCCGCGGAAGCGCATGAGTTGATCGGTAAGGGCTACCGTTACCTCGATGTCCGCACGGAGGCGGAGTTCGCCGCCGGCCATCCAGCCACCGCGGTCAACGTGCCGGTGTTCGTGCGGGACGCCGCCAGCGGACAGATGGCCCCGAATCCGGAGTTTCTCGCCGTGGTCGAACAACACTTCCCGAAGGATGCCGCGGTGGTGATCGGGTGCATGTCGGGGATGCGCTCGCAACGCGCGGCGGAGATGATGGCGAGCGCCGGGTTTGTCGATCTCTGCAACATGCAAGGCGGCTTCGGCGGTGCGCGTGATCAGTCGGGGCGCCTGATCACGCCCGGTTGGGCAGAGGCCGGCTTGCCGGTGTGCAAAGATTGCGGAGCGCAGAACACCTACGCCGGGTTGCGGGCATCTTCTCCCTCTCCCTCTGGGAGAGGGCGGGAGTGA
- a CDS encoding MBL fold metallo-hydrolase — protein sequence MSSLYFKQLPLGPMQNFAYLIGDPLTHKAAVVDAAWDIDRILAVAAEDDMQITAALVTHFHPDHLGGKMMGHSIQGATDLLARNLDLKVYLHKSEADFANQIAGLSASDMVSVESGDDLAVGNVTIKFIHTPGHTPGSQCFLVDGHLVSGDTLFIGSCGRVDLPGSDPAQLYDSLVNKLKRLPDNTVLYPGHDYSDRPTSTIGDEKRRNLYMRFERLEDFLNMMGY from the coding sequence ATGTCGTCACTCTACTTCAAGCAACTCCCACTCGGCCCGATGCAGAACTTCGCCTATCTCATCGGCGACCCGCTCACGCACAAGGCCGCGGTGGTGGACGCGGCATGGGACATCGATCGCATTCTCGCAGTCGCCGCAGAGGACGACATGCAGATCACGGCGGCGCTGGTCACGCACTTCCACCCCGATCACCTCGGCGGCAAGATGATGGGGCACAGCATCCAAGGCGCCACTGATTTGCTGGCCCGCAACCTCGATCTGAAAGTGTATCTACACAAGAGCGAAGCGGACTTCGCCAACCAGATCGCCGGGCTGTCGGCATCCGATATGGTTTCGGTCGAGAGCGGCGACGACCTGGCCGTGGGCAACGTGACGATCAAGTTCATTCACACGCCAGGCCACACGCCTGGCTCGCAGTGCTTCTTAGTCGACGGCCACTTGGTGTCGGGAGACACCCTGTTCATCGGGTCGTGTGGGCGCGTGGATCTACCCGGCAGCGATCCGGCGCAGCTCTACGACAGTCTGGTCAACAAGTTGAAACGGTTGCCTGACAACACGGTGCTCTATCCCGGCCACGACTACTCCGACCGGCCCACCTCGACGATCGGCGACGAGAAGCGCCGCAATCTTTACATGCGCTTCGAGCGGCTCGAAGATTTTCTCAACATGATGGGATACTGA
- a CDS encoding sigma-54-dependent Fis family transcriptional regulator — protein sequence MAHEGASGVAASEQRPRILVVEDDRSVLDTVVRTLRLDHYEILAALSGEEALRLLETHGEVAVIIADQRMPGMSGTDFLHRTIDRYPDTIRVILTGYTDIESLVEAINAGRVYRYLTKPWETPELRMTVRNAIEAYTLVLENKRLTRELREANERLRGEVNVLRRDAVARYQAENLIGTSAAMQAVHRLVQRAAASEIPVLIAGETGTGKELIAQAIHYAGPRHDALFVPQNCAAVPHELLESILFGHRKGAFTGAASDQKGLFEVADGGTIFLDEIGEMSPAMQAKLLRVLQEGEYLRVGDTAARRVDVRVISATNRNLAQEIRAGHFREDLYYRINTFEIAVPPLRDRREDIPLLATHILAEWERESGHRLNGISDEAMEALTEYAFPGNVRELQNEIKRAATLADDGEPIVRSLLSARLQQSAADDVSTDLRAAVREFERQFLTTLLNRNQSNISQTARDLGMTRAGLQRKLKELSIAVER from the coding sequence GTGGCGCATGAGGGGGCCAGCGGCGTCGCCGCCAGCGAGCAGCGACCGCGCATCCTAGTGGTGGAAGACGATCGCAGCGTGCTCGATACGGTGGTGCGCACGCTGCGGCTCGATCACTACGAGATTCTCGCGGCGTTGAGCGGTGAAGAGGCTTTGCGCCTGCTCGAGACCCACGGCGAGGTGGCCGTCATCATCGCTGACCAGCGCATGCCCGGCATGAGCGGTACCGATTTCCTGCACCGCACGATCGATCGCTATCCCGACACGATCCGCGTCATCCTGACCGGCTACACCGACATCGAGTCGCTGGTCGAGGCGATCAACGCCGGGCGCGTCTATCGGTACCTCACCAAGCCGTGGGAGACGCCGGAGCTGCGCATGACCGTGCGCAACGCCATCGAGGCCTACACGCTCGTGCTGGAGAACAAGCGCCTCACCCGCGAGCTGCGCGAGGCGAACGAGCGGCTGCGCGGTGAGGTCAACGTCCTGCGTCGGGACGCGGTGGCACGCTATCAAGCTGAGAACCTGATCGGGACCAGTGCGGCGATGCAAGCGGTTCACCGCCTGGTGCAGCGCGCCGCCGCGAGCGAGATTCCGGTGTTGATCGCGGGCGAAACCGGCACCGGCAAGGAACTGATCGCGCAAGCCATCCACTACGCGGGGCCGCGCCACGATGCGCTGTTCGTGCCGCAGAACTGCGCCGCGGTGCCGCATGAGTTGCTGGAGAGCATTCTGTTCGGGCACCGCAAGGGTGCCTTCACGGGTGCCGCCAGCGATCAAAAGGGTCTGTTCGAAGTGGCGGATGGTGGCACCATTTTCCTCGACGAGATCGGCGAGATGAGTCCGGCAATGCAAGCCAAGCTGCTGCGCGTGCTGCAGGAAGGTGAGTACCTGCGCGTCGGCGACACCGCCGCGCGCCGCGTCGACGTGCGCGTGATTTCGGCCACCAATCGTAATCTCGCGCAAGAGATCCGCGCCGGCCACTTTCGCGAGGATCTCTACTACCGCATCAATACGTTTGAGATCGCGGTGCCACCTCTGCGCGATCGGCGTGAGGACATTCCGCTGTTGGCCACGCACATCCTCGCGGAATGGGAGCGCGAGAGTGGGCACCGGCTCAACGGGATCAGCGACGAGGCGATGGAGGCGTTGACGGAATACGCCTTCCCCGGCAACGTCCGCGAATTACAGAACGAGATCAAACGTGCGGCCACTCTCGCCGACGACGGCGAGCCGATCGTCAGGAGTCTGTTGTCGGCGCGGCTGCAGCAATCGGCGGCCGACGATGTCAGCACCGATCTGCGCGCCGCCGTCCGTGAATTCGAGCGCCAGTTCCTCACCACGCTCCTCAACCGCAACCAGTCGAATATTTCGCAGACGGCTCGCGATCTGGGGATGACCCGTGCGGGCCTCCAGCGCAAACTCAAGGAACTGAGCATTGCGGTCGAGCGATAA